TCGAGGAACGCCACGACGTCGTCGTGGCACAGCTCGGCGGTGACGTCGTACTCCGCGGCGACGAGCGTGCACAGCTCGGTGAGGTCCCGCGGCCCGGCGAGGTGGCGCCACAGGCTGGCCGCGACGCCCTTGACCGCGTAGTACTCGCCCTGGTCGACACCCATCATCACGAACTCCTCGCCCATCTCCACGGCGTGGAGGGCGGGATCACGCACCCATCGTTCGGGTCGGTCTCGTCGCATGGTGCTCCTCTCGGATCGCGCGCCGACCCGAGGGCGCCTGGGGGGTGGTGGAGTGGATGTCGGTGAGGATCGCGTCGGCCGAGGCGACGACGGAGTCGATGCCGCGGGGCCGGTCGACCCGCGCGAGGCGGGTGGTGCGGACCAGCTCGGCGCTGCGCGCGAGGTGGGTACGACGCAGCTCCCCGACGAGGACCTCGTTGCGGTAGCTGTGCTCGTGCAGTCCGGCGAAGGCCGCCGCCCCCGTCACGGGTACGACGCGAAGCGGGCCGTCGTGCCGGTCGAGGACGTAGATCCACCGGATGGGCACCGGCGTCAGGGACCCGGAGCGGTCCAGCGGCACGTGGAACTTCTGGAACCGGTCGTCGACCCGGTCCAGCCCGGTGGCCGGCAGGCCGAGCCGGTCCAGGGCGTCCTGCCAGAGCTTGATCCGCGGCCAGCCGGGGATCGCGCGGCCCGCGGCGTCGACGGGCACGACGTCGTCGCTGAGGACGAGGTGTCCGCGACGGTGCATCTCGGCGGCGAGCGTGGACTTGCCGGCACCGGAGTGACCGAGGACGACCGCGCAGCCGCCGTCGACGACGAAGGCGTTGCCGTGCAGGACGAGCAGGCCGCGCTGGGTGAGCAGGCAGCCGAGGGCCGAGCCGAGCAGGAACAGCCGCAGCGCGTCCTCGGACGCGCCGGGAGCGGCCTCGACGGTGATCAGGACGCCGTCGGAGCAGGCGTAGCGCCCGACCTCGGGTACGTCGATCCCGATCCGGCCGCCGTCGACCCACAGCCCGCGAGGCAGCAGGACCGCGCCGGCCGAGGGAGGTGCGACCGGCCCGAGGCGTACGACGACATCGGGCGAGGACGCGGAAGGGGCGGGCTCGCGCGCGAGGTCGGGCAGCGGGAGGTCGCTGTCGATGAGGAGTCCGTAGCCGGCGTACATGGTCGAGGCCTCAGGGATGCCAGCCGAAGCTGCCGACCGGGGTCCACTCGCGCACGGAGCCACCGGTGACGGTGACCGTCCCGACAGTGACCCAGGCGTGTGCGAGGAGCTCACCGGCGTCGCCGCGCAGCAGTCCGAAGACGACGGTGTGCGGCACCCGTGCGCCGCGCAGCAGGATGCGCGCGGTCAGGGCCTGCGGGTAGCAGTCGGAGGTCCAGGGCGTCCGCGTGGCGGCGTACCGGACCGCCCGCCCGACCGCCCGGGCGCGCGCGAGGTCTCGCGCCGACGCGTCCGGGGGCGCCGGGGGCCCTGCTGCGCCCGGTGCGGCGGGCTCGCCGAGGAGGCGACGTACCGCACCGAACGGCAGGACGACCGTCAGCAGCCGGGTGGCGCCGAGCAGGCACCACGCGACCGCCGTGGCAGCAGCGAACTTCGGAGAGGTCAGCTGCCGAGCCCGAGGGTGATGTCGATGTCGATGTCGATGTCCTGGGTCGCCGTGACGCTCAGGGTCTCGAGGACGGGTGCAACGTAGGTCAGCTTCATGTGAGCTCCTCGGGGGGTGCAGGACGGAGGGAGGGAGTGC
The genomic region above belongs to Nocardioides sp. QY071 and contains:
- a CDS encoding PqqD family protein, encoding MRDPALHAVEMGEEFVMMGVDQGEYYAVKGVAASLWRHLAGPRDLTELCTLVAAEYDVTAELCHDDVVAFLEQLQSKRMVRAAS
- a CDS encoding lasso peptide biosynthesis B2 protein; the encoded protein is MTSPKFAAATAVAWCLLGATRLLTVVLPFGAVRRLLGEPAAPGAAGPPAPPDASARDLARARAVGRAVRYAATRTPWTSDCYPQALTARILLRGARVPHTVVFGLLRGDAGELLAHAWVTVGTVTVTGGSVREWTPVGSFGWHP